One genomic segment of Natranaeroarchaeum aerophilus includes these proteins:
- a CDS encoding SAM-dependent methyltransferase, with product MDEIDSDAVSGVYDELQDSHEAMWDQQGHRSLHYGYYDDEHDEPATAVENTTRILATLAGIESGDRVLNVGCGAGAESIWIAAQRGAEVVGIDVNEGLLEFAREHARKNGVAESVTFRTDDFHELTTVEDDSVDVVWGLEALCHARDLDAVLEQVARVLAPGGRLVVGDLFQHQRDLDDGERNRLGRVDDGFGVSVTRIDALESGLDAAGFTNVSIRDVTEAVRPSVRRRGITGLVNYPVQRLRGLFGSGSDRELALYRASYEVYKLVGSGALGYYIVTAER from the coding sequence ATGGACGAGATCGACAGCGACGCCGTCTCCGGCGTCTACGACGAGTTACAGGACTCCCACGAGGCGATGTGGGACCAGCAGGGCCACCGGAGTCTCCATTACGGCTACTACGACGACGAGCACGACGAGCCAGCTACCGCAGTGGAGAACACGACCCGCATCCTCGCGACGCTTGCCGGGATTGAGTCCGGCGATCGCGTGCTGAACGTCGGCTGTGGGGCCGGTGCGGAATCGATCTGGATCGCGGCCCAGCGCGGGGCCGAGGTCGTCGGGATCGACGTCAACGAGGGGTTGCTCGAATTCGCTCGCGAGCACGCGCGTAAGAACGGTGTTGCCGAGTCGGTCACGTTCCGGACCGACGACTTTCACGAACTGACGACCGTCGAGGACGACTCCGTCGACGTCGTGTGGGGGCTAGAAGCGCTCTGTCACGCGCGGGATCTTGACGCCGTTCTGGAACAGGTCGCACGCGTCCTCGCGCCGGGCGGTCGGCTCGTCGTCGGCGACCTGTTCCAGCACCAGCGTGACCTCGACGATGGAGAACGAAATCGGTTGGGGCGCGTCGACGACGGCTTTGGCGTCTCCGTCACACGGATCGACGCGCTGGAATCGGGACTCGACGCGGCAGGCTTTACGAACGTCTCGATCCGCGATGTCACCGAAGCCGTCCGGCCGTCGGTCCGGAGACGGGGGATCACTGGCCTCGTAAACTATCCAGTCCAGCGCCTTCGGGGTCTGTTCGGTAGCGGGTCGGATCGGGAACTGGCGCTCTATCGGGCCTCCTACGAGGTTTACAAACTGGTCGGGAGCGGCGCGCTGGGATATTACATCGTTACAGCAGAGCGGTGA
- a CDS encoding metal ABC transporter substrate-binding protein — protein MVDDRTNGVSRRKALAIGGSALSIGIAGCASGTPDDEGDGPVAVASFFTFYDFARQVAEGTSITAKNLVPTGLHGHGWEPDPSIQVDIVDADAFVHVGPDFQPWADRAIQTARDDGADTEYVNARKGIDLINLADTVEEDEQVDQGKDPHFWLDPERAKGSVDNIRDGLSRIAPDEEEQLADNAEAVKEELDVLDEEWQTLADAAERDVAFLAAHNAFEYVGQRYGLTLQPLVKNLAADDDVRPTDMQRAQDTIEANDIRNIGAAIFEPRRPAQQLRDETDVEAYYPVTPYAGTTEEWADQGWGYFDIAREINMNTFRKILEAGEPEDGFDEEWRNFE, from the coding sequence ATGGTAGACGATCGCACGAACGGAGTATCACGACGAAAAGCACTGGCAATCGGCGGTAGTGCTCTCTCTATCGGGATTGCGGGCTGTGCCTCCGGCACGCCCGATGACGAAGGTGACGGTCCCGTCGCAGTTGCCTCCTTTTTCACGTTTTACGACTTCGCTCGGCAGGTCGCCGAGGGAACGTCGATCACAGCAAAGAACTTGGTCCCGACGGGGCTCCACGGACACGGCTGGGAGCCGGATCCGTCGATCCAGGTGGACATCGTCGACGCGGACGCGTTCGTCCACGTCGGCCCGGACTTCCAACCGTGGGCTGATCGTGCGATCCAGACCGCACGGGATGACGGAGCAGACACCGAGTACGTTAACGCTCGCAAGGGGATCGACCTCATCAATCTGGCGGACACCGTGGAGGAAGACGAGCAGGTCGATCAGGGTAAGGATCCGCACTTCTGGCTGGATCCCGAGCGCGCGAAAGGCTCCGTCGACAATATCCGCGACGGCCTCAGTCGGATCGCACCGGACGAGGAGGAGCAACTGGCCGACAACGCCGAAGCCGTCAAAGAGGAACTCGATGTGCTTGACGAGGAATGGCAAACGCTCGCCGATGCCGCTGAGCGAGATGTGGCTTTCCTCGCCGCCCACAACGCCTTTGAGTACGTCGGGCAGCGGTACGGGCTCACGTTACAGCCACTCGTCAAGAACCTCGCAGCCGATGACGACGTCCGTCCGACGGACATGCAGCGAGCACAGGATACGATCGAAGCAAACGATATCCGCAATATCGGCGCGGCGATCTTCGAACCGCGACGACCTGCTCAGCAGTTGCGCGATGAGACCGACGTCGAGGCGTACTACCCCGTTACTCCCTATGCCGGGACGACAGAAGAGTGGGCGGATCAGGGCTGGGGCTACTTCGATATTGCCCGTGAAATCAACATGAACACGTTCCGAAAAATCCTCGAGGCGGGCGAACCGGAGGACGGATTCGACGAGGAGTGGCGTAACTTCGAATAA
- a CDS encoding metal ABC transporter ATP-binding protein, whose product MTVIHVDNVSFGYTAAPVLEDISFDVDAGEYVGIVGPNGSGKSTLLQLLLGLHAPDTGHVELLGYPAREFAERERVGYVAQDVTEDTKRMPITVAEVVLMGRFPHAGFGRIGVEDRTKAREALQTVGIDHLANRRITNLSGGQRQRTYIARALAGDAELLVLDEPTVGVDAESVESFFDLLGDLNDDGMTILLVEHDIGAVIEHTDRVLCLNRELYFDGPPVEFAESDALDRAYGTNVRRDDEVTVV is encoded by the coding sequence ATGACAGTCATTCACGTCGATAACGTTTCCTTTGGCTACACTGCCGCCCCTGTTCTCGAAGACATCTCCTTCGATGTCGATGCGGGCGAATACGTCGGCATCGTCGGCCCGAACGGCTCCGGAAAGAGCACGCTCTTGCAACTCCTGCTCGGCCTACATGCCCCCGATACGGGCCACGTGGAACTGCTGGGATATCCTGCTCGCGAGTTCGCCGAGCGCGAGCGCGTGGGCTACGTCGCTCAGGATGTCACGGAAGACACCAAACGGATGCCGATCACAGTCGCCGAGGTCGTGCTTATGGGACGGTTCCCCCACGCTGGCTTCGGCCGTATCGGCGTGGAAGACCGCACCAAGGCTCGCGAGGCACTGCAGACGGTCGGGATCGACCACCTTGCGAACCGACGGATCACGAACCTCTCCGGCGGCCAGCGCCAGCGCACATACATCGCCCGTGCGCTCGCCGGTGACGCCGAGTTGCTCGTCCTAGACGAACCGACAGTGGGTGTCGACGCCGAGTCAGTTGAGTCCTTTTTCGACCTCCTCGGGGACCTCAACGACGACGGCATGACGATCCTGCTTGTCGAACACGATATCGGAGCCGTTATCGAACATACGGATCGGGTCCTGTGTCTCAACCGGGAACTGTACTTCGACGGACCGCCTGTCGAGTTCGCCGAGAGCGACGCACTGGATCGGGCGTACGGTACCAACGTCCGGCGTGACGACGAGGTGACGGTCGTATGA